DNA sequence from the Stenotrophomonas sp. 24(2023) genome:
CCGCCGGGGTTTCCACGTCCACCGACTCGAAGTAGCCCAGGCGCTGCAGGCGGATCTTGGAGCGGTCGATGGCGGCCTGCGAATACCAGCTGTTCTCGAACTGGCGCATTTCGCGACGCAACACTTCGTCGGAGGTGCGGGCGTTGCCCTTGAACACGATGCGGCGCACCGACACGCGCGGGCCGGGCACGACCTGCATGTTGATGGCCACCGTGCGCTCGGCACGGTTGGTGGTCGGGATCGGGTTCACCTTGGCGAAGGCGTAGCCGATGTTCGACAGCGAGTTGGTGATGGTGTTGGAGCTGAACTCCAGCAGCGCGCGCGAGAAGGTGTCGCCGGAGCGCTGGATGACCATGCGCTCGACGTCTTCCTGCGGCAGGATCGTGTCGCCGGTGACCTTGATCTCGGAAATCTTGTACTGCTCACCCTCGGTCACGCCGGCGGTGAGGAACATGTCGCGCTTGTCCGGGCTGATCGACACCTGGGTCGAATCGACGCTGAAATCGACATAGCCGCGGTCCAGGTACCAGGAGTTCAGCTTTTCCAGGTCGCCGGACAGCTTTTCCTTGGAGTACTGGTCATCGCGGCGGTACCACGACGCCCAGTTGTGCTCCTTCGACTCCCAGGTATCCAGGATGTCCTCGGCGTTGAACTTCTCGGTGCCGACCAGGTTGACGTGACGGATCTTGGCCGCCTTGCCTTCCTTGATGGCGATGGCGATGTCCACGCGGTTGCGGTCCAGCGGGCTCACCGTCGGGGTGATCTCGACGTTGTACTTGCCGCGGTCGTTGTACTGGCGGCGCAGTTCCTGGGTCACGCGGTCCAGGCTCAGGCGGTCGAACGTGCCGCCTTCGGTCAGGCCGATGTCGGACAGGCCCTTGAGCAGCTGCTCGGACTTGATGTCCTTGTTGCCGGTCACGGTCAGCTTGTTGATCGCCGGGCGTTCCTTGACCGTCACCACCAGGATGCTGCCCTGGCGGTCGATCTGCACGTCCTCGAAGAAGCCGGTCTTGTACAGGGCGCGGATGGTCTCGCCGACCTTGTTGTCGGTCAGGGTTTCGCCACGTTCCACCGGCAGGTAGGTGAACACGGTGCCCGAGCTGATGCGCTGCAGGCCATCGACGCGGATGTCGCTGACAGTGAAGGGCTCGGCTGCCTGGGCCAGGGCGGGAGCGCCGGTGACGGCGGCGAGGGCGAGGGCCAGCAGGCGGCGATTGGGGAGTCGCGTCATGTCACGTCCGGTTGGAAGGTCGATTTCATTGGTGCGGGATGCCGACGGTGTAGACGGCGACAACGTGGAAAAGTTCATCGCGGGACCAGGCCGAGGAGGTCGTTGTAGAACGCCAACCCCATCAGCCCGGCCAGCAGCGCCAGGCCGATGTACTGACCTGCGGCGATGGCACGCTCGCTCAGCGGGCTGCCCTTGACCAACTCAATAAGGTAATACAGCAGGTGGCCGCCGTCCAAGATGGGAATGGGCAGCAGGTTGATGATGCACAGGCTCAGCGACAGCAGGGCCAGGAACTGCAGGAACCAGTCCAGGCCACGTTTGGCCGACAGGTTGGCGACCCGGGCGATGGTCACCGGGCCGGAAACGTTCTGTAGCGAAGCATGTCCGGTGACGATGCGGCGCATCATCGCCAGCGAATCGGCCGCCATCCGGCCGGTTTCGCCCAGGGCGACCGGCAGGGCGCCGAACACCCCGTACTGCAGCACGGTGTCGTAGGCCGGGGTGTAGCTTTCGGGGTAGCGGATGCCCAGCTGCCAGGTCGGCTGGCCCTTGCCGTCCTTGCCCTGCTGCGGGGTGACCTCCAGGGCCAGGCGTTCGCCACCGCGCAGGACATCGATCATGCCCGGCCCGCCACGGCGGCCCAGGGCCTGGATTTCGGTGGCCACCTGGTCGGCGCCGTCGATGCGCTGGCCGTCGATGGCCACGATCAGGTCGCCGGGCTGCAGCACGCCGGCGGCGGCCGAACCCTCGATCACCCCGTCCACGCGCGGGGGCTGCTGCCAGAACTGCCAGCTCATGCCCGCCAGCAGGGGCACGCGGCGTTCGTCGAAACCGGCCGGCAGCTGCGACAGCGGCAGGGTACGGGTGCGCACCTCGTCGTTGGCGTCCATCACCTCGACGGTGACATCGCGCCGGTCCATCGCCGCGGCGGTCAGTGCCATGCTGGCCTCGCCGGCGGTGTTCACCGTGCGCGTGTCGATGCGCAGCACGCGGTCGCCGCCGTGCAGGCCGGCAGCCGCAGCGATGCCGGTGGTGCGGCCCAGGGTCGCCGAATAATCCTGCTTGCCCAGCACGAACATCGCCCACAGCAGCAGCACGCACAGCAGCAGGTTGGCCAGGGGCCCGGCAGCGACCACGGCGATGCGCTGCCAGACCGACTTGTGG
Encoded proteins:
- the bamA gene encoding outer membrane protein assembly factor BamA, which codes for MTRLPNRRLLALALAAVTGAPALAQAAEPFTVSDIRVDGLQRISSGTVFTYLPVERGETLTDNKVGETIRALYKTGFFEDVQIDRQGSILVVTVKERPAINKLTVTGNKDIKSEQLLKGLSDIGLTEGGTFDRLSLDRVTQELRRQYNDRGKYNVEITPTVSPLDRNRVDIAIAIKEGKAAKIRHVNLVGTEKFNAEDILDTWESKEHNWASWYRRDDQYSKEKLSGDLEKLNSWYLDRGYVDFSVDSTQVSISPDKRDMFLTAGVTEGEQYKISEIKVTGDTILPQEDVERMVIQRSGDTFSRALLEFSSNTITNSLSNIGYAFAKVNPIPTTNRAERTVAINMQVVPGPRVSVRRIVFKGNARTSDEVLRREMRQFENSWYSQAAIDRSKIRLQRLGYFESVDVETPAVTGSNDQVDVVYNVKETTSGSFVFGLGYSQSFGMTTSVQLSQNNFLGGGNRVSVEASRSSYLQRYGFSYTNPYFTDDGVSLGYNLSWRELDYSDFNTAQYNSTNGSAQVVFGVPITETDTVSLMFGIDSNQITTYPGSTPQSIIDYINVLGSKTFHAWRTELGWARDSRNDYFMPTRGTYQRVGLETTLPGSTIEYYKLNYQISKYWPIMPSLVINTRAEVGYGDSYGKDKTAMVPDKDGNLRPVTAKGLPFYENFYAGGTNSVRGFEDNTLGPREVTNGYPEGQPLGGSLKTVGSIEAYFPRLFDSPSARVSAFVDFGNVYNGVDNFKANELRASAGVALLWRAPVGPISISYAFPFKKEDNDKIERLQFTFGGQF
- the rseP gene encoding RIP metalloprotease RseP, with translation MTDFLGSVWWMIVSLGLLVTFHEFGHYWVARRCGVKVLRFSVGFGRPLWSRRDRHGTEFAIAAIPLGGYVKMLDEREVEVHPHERGQAFNHKSVWQRIAVVAAGPLANLLLCVLLLWAMFVLGKQDYSATLGRTTGIAAAAGLHGGDRVLRIDTRTVNTAGEASMALTAAAMDRRDVTVEVMDANDEVRTRTLPLSQLPAGFDERRVPLLAGMSWQFWQQPPRVDGVIEGSAAAGVLQPGDLIVAIDGQRIDGADQVATEIQALGRRGGPGMIDVLRGGERLALEVTPQQGKDGKGQPTWQLGIRYPESYTPAYDTVLQYGVFGALPVALGETGRMAADSLAMMRRIVTGHASLQNVSGPVTIARVANLSAKRGLDWFLQFLALLSLSLCIINLLPIPILDGGHLLYYLIELVKGSPLSERAIAAGQYIGLALLAGLMGLAFYNDLLGLVPR